The window AGGCCTTGAGGTCTTCGCTCTTCATCATGGTCATGGCGTGGTCGTACATGTCCGTGTACGCCTTCACATTGCGATGCTGATAGGTATTGCGGAAGTCCTTATCCAGTTCATCCGCCAGAGACATGCGGGCGACGAAGCGATCCTCCGAGAGGCCCTTCTGCACGCGCACGTTCTTGATGCCGTTTTCCGGATTGTTCACGAAAAGCGGGTTGTAGCTCGCAGGCAGGAAGCCAGCGCCAGGGTGGCGGCTGTCATTGCCGATGAAGACGCTCTTCGGCAGCGTGCTGTTCCCCGTGGCGGGCTGGAAGGCGGTGAGCCAGGAACCCATGGCAGGGTGGCGGATGGTGCCACGCAGCGTGTAGCTGGTGTGCATCATGTAGTTCCCCTGCTCATGCGCTCCCTGGGTGGAGGTGAGAGAATTCACCACCGTGACGTGGTGCATCTGCTGCGCGGTGAGCGGAAGATACTCGGAGATGCGCACGCCATCGGCGCTGGTCTTGATGGGCTTGGTGGGGCCCGCAGTTTCCACGCCTTCCTTCACGTCCCACGTGTCCATGTGCGTCTGGCCACCGGACATGTAGAGGTAGATCACATTCTTGGCCGTGGCCACCTGCTTGCCCTTGAAAGAGCCTTCGAACGGTGCGGCGCCCGCCTTGTTCGTGAAGACCGAGGGAAGCAGACCCACGCCGAGAAGCGTGCTCGCGGTGCGGGCGGCGAACTGGCGGCGCGACAGCTGGTCGCCACGGAGGAGGCTGGACTGAAGGGCGGTGCTCATGGCTTTGCGAGGGTGAGGGGCTTATTGAATGAAGATGAACTGCTGGGTATTGATCAAAGCGTAGATCAGGTCGGAAATGTCCAGGCCTGCATCGGAGCTCTGGGCCTTGTTCCAAAGCTCAAGCTCACGCGGGGTGGGCTTGCGGGTAAGCAGGGTCATGTACACGGCTTCCACTTTGTCATCCGGGTAAGGGGCCTTGTTTACCACGAGCATGAGCTGTGAATAGCGCTCCATAATGCCGGGCAGGAGCTGGCTGTTCATCATGGCCAGGGCCTGCGGCACAGAGGCATCGTAGTTCGCGTTTTCAATCGTCTCACGATCGCTCTGACCGAACTCACGAAGGTAGTGGCCACGCGGCGCGGGCGATTCGATCTCGGCGGCACGCAGCCAGTTGCGCATCTGGCCCGCGCGATAGCTCGCATAGCCCTTGCGCTCCTTCTCAGGGATGCCGTAGTAGGCAGCCTCCTGCATGAGGTCATCGAGCTGCTTCTGGCGCTCTGCCTTCACCTGCTCATCGGACTTTTCGGGCTTGTCATAGCCGGGGATCTTGATGCGATCCGCGTTCATGCCGGCATCTGCCATCATGCCACCGCTCATCATCATGGAGCTGTCTGCGGAGGCCACGACGGGATCGCCTGGCTTGTCGGAAGTCTTGGCGCCGCCCACACTTGCAGCGAGCTTTTTCACCGCGGGAAGGTACACCTGGTTGTTCACTTCCTGGCGAGCTTCACGCTGGAGTTCACTGACCTTGCGGCTCAGCTCCTTGGCGGTGGCCTTGTCGTCATTCGCACGGGCATCCGCGATCTTCTTCTGCAGATCCTTCACCTGATCATTTTGCGCCCGGTATTTCTGCGCAGCGATCTGGGCACCCTTCAACATCTCCTCGGGGGTGAGCTCATTCAGCGCATCGCCCAGTTTCTTCGCAGCGAGCACACGGCGCTCAGCCGCTTCGCGAATGGGAAGATTCGGCATGTCTGGCGTGGGATTGATGAGGGCCACGAAGGAATCCCACATCTGCTCGGCGCTCATGCGGCGCAGGACGGGGCCGGTGAAATGATAGGTCACACCGGCGGGTATTTCCTCCTTCGTCACGGCGCGCTGGTAGCTGCTGGTATTCAGGAGCACACGGAGGTACGACTTGAGGTCATACTCATTGCTCACCATGAGCTTTTCCAGATGCTTCATGAGCTCCGGATTCATGGGGGCGGTGCCATCCATCAGCTCGTCCACCGGTTCGATCAGGCCAAGACCGAACACCTTCTTCCAAAGACGGTTCGCAATCACGGTGGTGAAGCGGGGATTGTCCGGTGAAGTCATCCACTTGGCAAAGGCATCCAGCGACTTCTCTCCAGGGGCGGCTTTCAGCTCATGGCCCATCATCGTGGCCGCGGAGACCACGGACTTCGGCTTCGCATCCGAATACTGGTAGTCGTGCGGCAGGCGCAGTTCACGTTTCGGATTGAAGCCCACCGAGGTGTAGCGCAGGCTGTTGCGCACATCCCCCAGCACTTCCTCCACCGGGCGCATTTCCTTGCGCTTGGCATCGCTGGCAAGACGGGCCTGCTTGCCCATCTCCTCCATCTTGTCACGGTAGGCCTTCTTCTCCTCCGGTGTCATGTTCTTCTTCGGAGGCTCCGGCTTGAACTTGTCCCGCTCTGCCTGGATCTCCTTGTTCATCATGTCACGCGCGGCGAGCTGCGTGGGGCCGTAGTAGTCATTCGTCTCCACCCCGTAGGTGAAGGCCGCCATCTGGTAGAACTGCATCTGCGACCACTTGTCGAAAGGATGGTTGTGACACTGGGCGCACTCGATGCGGGTGCCCAGGAACACACGCACGGTGTTCGCAAGATTGTCCAGCGGCATGCCACGGTCACGCATGTAGTAGCCGATCGCACCACTGTCCCAAGCATCACCTTCTGCGGAGACCATCTCCTGCACAAGCTTGTTCCACGGCTTGTTGGTCCGCAGGCTGTCCTTGATGTAATTGGTATACGCGGCCCCGGTAATGCCACCCGCCTGGCCGTTCGACTGCGCACGCAGGATGTCGGCAAGGTAGTTGTACATGTGCTGCACATAACCCTCGCTCGCCAGCAGGCGGTCGATGAGCTTGCTGCGCTTGTTCGCGTCCTGGGAACTCAGGAACTCCTCCGCCTCGCGATGCGTGGGAATGCGGCCGACGACATCCAGATAGATGCGGCGGAGGAAGACTTCATCGCTGGCAGGGGCGTTTCCCTGGAGCTTGTTCGCCTTCCAGTCCTTTTCCAAAATGGCATCGATCTCCCGGGCTGCCTGTTTGGCATCGGGCTTGGCGGCCTGCAGGGTCAACGAACCGAGCAAGACCACAAGGGGGGTGAGCAATGTGGGCCTTTTCATGGCTAAGGATCCTAAACGATCCCGACCATTTGGATTTATCACAAATAATATTCCTTATTTGCCGAACCCATTTTACCCCCTCAGGGTTTGTCCACGTAGTCGCCACCGTTCAGGCTTTTTGCCACGGACTCCAGCCAGCGCTCCAGCGCCTCCTGCATCTGCGGCACTCGCTCGGGTTGTTCGGCCAGCAGCACGCGACTTTCATCAGGGTCATTTGCCAGGTCATACAGCTCCCAGCTGACCGCGCCGGTCTTGGGGTCCTCCATGCGGTGCAACTTCCAGTTTCCATCCAGCCATGCGGAATGCCCGGGATACTTCTGCGGTGCAAAGTGCTCTTTGATTTGTCCCGCCTCTGCGAACGCCTGTGGCTCGGGAGTGGGCTCGCGACCTTCTTTCTCGGCGGCCATCTGCTCCTCCATCCATTGCTTTGCCGGTGTGCCGATGCCTCTGATCGGAGAATCCCAGAAGCCGATGGGCTGGCTGCGCTTCTTTACCGTCCCCTCCAGCAGTGGCATGAGGCTGACTCCGTCGAGCGGGCGCGATTTGTCAGGCTCCAGGTCGGTGATATCCAGCAGCGTGGGGAAAATATCGCTGGTCACGCAGGGTTCGGTGATCACCTTGGGCTCGGGAAACTTTGCGGGCCATTCCAGCAAAGCAGGCACGGCGAGACCGCCTTCGTACACGGCGCCCTTGTTGCCACGCCGTCCACCGGTGGAGCCAATCTTCGGCAGCGCACCGTTGTCGCTGTAGTACCAGAGCAGCGTGTTCTTCCGCAGACCAAGCTCCTTCAACGTGTCGCGGATGCGGCCGAAGGCACGATCCATGGCGGTGATTTCCCCGTAGAAGTCCTGCGCGTTCTTGGGCAGATCCGCATACAGCTCGCGGTCTGCCTTGAGGGCCTTGTGGGGATTGTGTGGTGAGCCGAACCACACCACGGCCACGAAGCGCTGCTCCTTCTCCACGCTTTCCTTGATGAACTGGATGGCGAGGTCCGCAGTGATGTCCGAGCTGTCTCCCTGGAACTGCGTGGCCTTGCCCCGCTCGCTCAGGATGGGATCGAGGTCGAAGAAATTGGGCGAGGACACCCACGCATCAAATCCCTGGGCACCGGGGCTCGTGGGCTGATCCTTGCGCACAGAACCGAGGTGCCACTTGCCGAAATGTCCCGTGCGGTAGTCCGCCTGCTTGAGTGCTTCCGCGAGTGTGAGCTCCTGCGGTCGCAGCGGCCAGCCCCACTGGAAGACACCGTACCGATTCGGCGTGCGACCTGTGAGCACACTGCCACGCGTGGGAGAGCACACGGGCGCAGCGGCATGGAAGTTATCAAAGCGTACGCCCTCCTTCGCCATGGCATCGAAGTTCGGCGTCTTCAGGTGTGGGTGCCCATTGTACGCCATGTCTCCCCACCCCTGGTCATCGGCCATCACGAGGACGATGTTGGGCAGATTATCCACAGCACGCAGCGTGGACATGAGGGCAAGGGACGAGCAAGCGACGACAGCAGCGCAGGTCAGGCGGCGGAGGCTGGTGAGCATGCGTCGAGGCTACCGCAACCATGGCAAAACAAGCAATGCCGCAGTGAAGAATCCACCCCGCCGATGCAACCGCCCGCAACCCGGCGGCGTCTCCAGGGGTTCAAGACCGAACCTCGACGCTCCATGCCCACTTACCTCCTCCCCCGATTTGCCGCCCTCGCTTCCGCCGGAGCCCTGCTGCTTCACGCTGGGATGGGTCATGCGGAAGGCATCGCCAAGTCATCCACCACCAGCGGCAGCGCCGCGACTGCGACAGCAGTCGGCCAGCGCGTCTTTGTCTGCGCACACAGCTTCATGATTTACACGGCGAAGCTGTTGCCTCCCATGGCGCAGGCCGCGGGCATCGCGCATGTGAATGCCGGCCAGCAGATGATTGGCGGCTCGAAGGTCATCCAGCACTGGGAACTGCCCGATGACAAAAACCGCGCCAAGGAAGCCCTGCGCTCCGGGAATGTGGACGTCATCACGCTCTCACCCCACATGCTGATGCCTGACCCCGGCATCACGAACTTCACCAAGCTCGGCTTGGAGAAGAATCCGAAACTGCGGGTGCTGGTGCAGGCCTCCTGGCCCGCGCGTGATGGACATCCGGAAAAGGGATTCAAGAACGAAGAACGCGATGCGCTGACGTTGGACGGGCTGAACCAGATGCGCATCGATCATCAAACGCTGTGGCGCTCGAAGCTGGAGGACCAGGTGCGCTCACTGAATACCGCCGCCGGTCACGATGCGGTGCACATCATTCCAGTGAGCGATGCCGTCTTCGCCCTTCGCGAGCAGGTCATCAAAGGCACGGCACCGGGCATCGCGAAGCAATCTGCGCTCTTCCGCGATCCCCTCGGCCATCCCCTTGAAGTGCTCGCCACGCTGGTCACCTACACGCACTTCGCCGCCATCTACCAGTGCAGCCCGGAAGGACTCGCCGTGCCGGAGCAGCTCAAGAACCAGCCTCAAGCCGAGGAGCTGAACAGGCTGCTGCAGAAGCTGGCTTGGGAGGCGGTGGTGAACTATCCCATGAGCGGGGTGAAGCAAAAGGCCGTCAGTACCACGCAGAAGGGCTGACTCATTTCATAGGGTGCCACCGGGATCGTAGCCGAGTTTCTCCGAAACTCGAAGCGCCTAGCATGTGCTGTAGATGCATCCATTTCTGACGTCTGGCACCACGCCGTGATGGATGGCACGTCATAGACAGGTCCACGCGCAACGAGTTTCGGAGAAACTCGGCTACTTTGCCAGGAAGCCACCCGGGCCTTGCCATGACCGAATGCCGCTATTGACCGCGCCCACCTTTCCGCGCATCTGTTTCCCAGATGAAATTCACCTCCTTTAACGTGAACGGTGTGCGCGCGGCGATGGACAAGGGTCTCCGTGACTACCTGACCTCTTGCGACGCCGATGTGATCTGCCTTCAGGAGGTGAAGGCCCTGCAGGATCAAGCCGATCTCACCTTCCTCAAGGACTACGAGGTGCTCTGGAATCCCGCCGTGAAGAAAGGCTACTCCGGCACGGCGGTGCTGACACGCATTTCTCCGAAGACGCACGTGCTCGGCGTGGGCATGCCCGAGCATGACAACGAGGGCCGCGTGATCACGGCAGAGTTCCCCGACTTCTACCTCGTGAACGTCTACACGCCGAATGCGCAGGAGCAGCTCAAGCGCCTGCCCTACCGCCTGAAATGGGACGCGGACTTCCGCACCTACCTGAAGCGTCTGGAGCAGACCAAGCCCGTATTCTCCTGCGGTGACTTCAACGTGGCGCATGAAGAGATCGATATCGCACGCCCGAAGGAGAACCGGAAGAACCCCGGCTTCAGCGATGAAGAACGCGCGAGCTTCAGCGAGCTGCTCAACGCCGGCTTCATCGACACCTTCCGTGAGCTGGAGAAAGGTGCGCACCACTATTCCTGGTGGAGCTACCGCGCCAATGCCCGCGCCAACAACGTGGGCTGGAGAATCGACTACTGGCTCATGTCCCAGGCCTTGCGTTCCAAGCTGAAGGCAGCACGCATCCGTCCAGACATCTACGGCTCGGACCATTGTCCGGTGGAGCTGGAGATTGGGTGAGGCTGGTGCGACGCCATCTATCGCGGCCCCCAGATTGGGTCAGGTTCCGGCTGACCACAGAGCTTTCGCCAATACTGCGGAATTGAGTGCCTGATCCAACCGTGGAGGAATCTGCGCCACGACGACTGGTCGTAAGTCCTCTCCTTGCCGAAGTTATCAATCACATATCCGCGTGACGTGAGGTAGTGCCTGTTGCCACTTTCCTGGCCAAGGTATTCGGCGCACTCCACCGCGAGCACGCGGTTGAGCTCCAGATGGACCGGAATGTCACTGCGTGCATCCTCCGCAACAAAGAAGCGGAAGCGGGTGTCGCTCACTTTCTGAATCTCCGCATTCAATTCAGCCACGGCTTCGCGAGGTGTGACGCCATTCCAGCGAATGGATTTGATCTCCACACGCAAGAGCTCGTCGAAGACGCGATCTTCCGGGAGGGGCAGGAAGACGGCCCATGCGAGCAAAAGAAACAGAGTCGCCACTGCCGAAGTTGCCGGGAAAGGGAACCCCTTCTTCTTCACCATCGCTGAACCACCCATGTGAAGTTCCTCCAATCAAGGAGGTGGCGGAGTTTTGAACGGATCGACCACCGCGCCAGGTGGGCTGCCGAACGGACCCGCCGAGGCAGGGGGCGCAGGCGCCGCCGACGGAGCGGAAAACGGAGTGGCGCTTGGGACTGATGGAGCTGGCGCAAAGGGATCGCCTCCGCGTGACCTCCAAAAGCGGTCCCACTTTGAAGGCAGGCTGTATCTCACCCAATCGCGGAGGGGTCTTCGCCACGACTGGCCTGGGCGCCTGCTTGAGGGAGCCTCACAACGCAACATGTCGATGACAATTCCATCCCGCGTTCCGTACATGCTGCCCCCCGACAATTCAGACACGTACCGGGCCAACTCGTCCACGGGCACATCATCCAACTGCAGGGAGATCGTGCCTGAGGACAGTTGAGCATGGGCGTCCGAAACGAAGAAGCGCAAACGCGTTTCCCCTTCCTTCTCCAGTTGGGCGTTTACTTCAGCCACCGCGACTTCAACCGGAGCGTTCTCCAAGTGGATGTGGCCGACCTTCACGGTCGAAAGCACCTCGAAGACCTTTTCCTCAGGAAGGGGAAGCAACACCAGCAGCGCAAGCGATGCCACGGCGATCACAAGCACCGCAGTCATCAGCATGGGACCGGAGGGTCTTCGTGATAGAGCCATCCGGAAAGGGAATCAGAGCCTCAACCTCCTGTCACTCGTTTCCTCAAATGCTTAGCGATTACAGAACCACCCCACACAGGAATTCACGGCGCCGCGAAGGGATCCGAAACGGAGGGCTCGGGCTTCTTTCGGAAATAGTTTGGCAAGCCATTTGTCACCCAGGAGCGAATGCTTCTCCGCCAGGAAGATTCGCCATAGCGGTGACCGTGATCGTAGTCATCAATCACCAGCCCGTCTGGGGTGGCAAAAACACCGCTGCCGCTAAGCTCAGCGATGTATCTGGCGCATTCCGTGGCAGGGATGGAATTCTGAAACTCCAGGGAGAGTGTGATGTCATGGTAGGGCTCCTGCCGCTCGGCGAGCTTCACGCGGTAGGCGCTTCTATTGGCCTTCTCCACCTGGGCATTCAGCTCGGCCACTGCGGCCTTGGCGGAGACATTCTCCCACTTCACCGGTCCTACTTGCACCTTCGACAACTCGTTAAAGATGCGCTCCTCCGGAAGAGGCACCAGAAATGCCATGGTGAACCCCGCCGTCAGCCCGGCCACCGTGGCGGTCACGGGGATGAACAGGGCCCTGCTGCTTGGCATGAGCGGAGCAAACCAGAAATGGCGGCGCTTGTCACGGGTCCTTTCATGCGGTGGACTCACTCGGCAAGAAAATCAAAAAGGCCTGCGCCACTTCAGGGCGGGAAACCGCGCGAACCCAGTATCGAATGTCAGAAACTCACACCCATGCTCAATCGCCACTGCTGCGTGATAGGCATCGGTAACATCATTGCCTCTCGCAGAAATGGCCCGCATTTGATTCACGAAAATCCCCCAGTGTGAGCGACCAGGGACAAGCACTCTGGCGGTTGGAGCACCGCGCACGCTCTCCACAAAAGCCAGAGCTTTATCCAGGCTAAACGGTGTGACGTAAATTCGTGGGTTGGTCAATATGCGGACGGTTGCCTGAAGAACCAGTTCGCTGACACCGAACGGTTGCTGACCGTTGAGAAGCGAATGTAACCATGACCGCGCTGGCGCATGCAAAGGCGACGATTTGTCGGCAGCGTAGATCAGCGGATTAACGTCGGGCAGGTCCATCCACTTCGTCGAGGTAATCGTTCAGCGCACGACTGTCATGAATGGGAGGCACGCCGGGAAGGAGACCTCCCGTATCGCCAACTGGGAAACTGACCTTCTTCCGCCTCACGGGCGTGGACCCACCAGCAAGTTTTGCGCGCACAGCATCTGCAATGTACGCCGTGAGACTGTTTCCCTCCGCCGCTGCGGCCGCTTTGGCGCGACGCATCAGTGCATCGTCGAAGCGAAGTGTGGTTTGCATCAGCAAAGGTATGCGCGTGACAGATTTCTGTCAATCTATCGCTTGCGATGCAAGAGCGTGACAAAAAAACCGCCGGAGTCTCCTCCGGCGGTTTGTCGTTTGAAGGTGCTTCTGATGTCAGGCAGCTTTACGCCACCTTGTACTCGCCGCGGTACTCGCGGGTGAGCCACTTGGGATCGCCACCGCTGACGAAGTTGCTCTTCGCAGGGTCCCACTTGAAGCTGCCACCGTACCAGTAGGCGAAGTTCATCAGGTGGCAGGCGATGGCGCTGCTGGCGCCGATGGCCACGTCGCACACGGGTTGCTGGCGGCTCTTCACGCAGGTGAGGAAGTCCTGGATCTGGTCCTTGCTGTTGTAGAGCTTCACCTTGGCGTTCGCGAGGAACTCACGCTCGGCCAGGGTGTACTCGCGCTGGAGGCTGGTGCCCTTGTCCACTTCCTTGTCCCAGAAGCCGAACCGGCGCTTGCCGTCGAGCACGAGCTCGAACTTGCCGCGGTTCACGTGCACTTCACCTTCGGTGCCGAAGAAGCTGCAGCCCTTGCCGTTCACGTGGGTGAGCACCACGCCATTCGCGTAGATGAGCTGGGCGCCGCGAGCCTTCGGGCTGTCCCACTCAGCGGGAGCCTTCACTTCGACCGGGCCGCTGCCGTCCACATTGAGACCCCAGTGGGCGATATCGATGTGGTGTGCACCCCAGTCCGTGATCATGCCGCCACCGAATTCGCGGGTCATGCGCCATTGCGGGAATCCCTTGTGCACGCCACGCGGGCTGAGCACGGAGCTGTACGGCACCAGCGGGCCGGGACCGCACCAGCGATCCCAGTCGAGGCCGGGCTGCAGAGGCTCTTCCGGGTTCGCATTGGGCTTGGCGGGGTCACCAAAGCTGGTTTCCACGCGCTTCACTTCACCGATGACACCATTGCGTACCAATTCGCATGCGATGCGGAATTCACTTGAGCTGCGCTGCATGGAGCCGGTCTGGAGCACACGGTTGTGCTGGCGTGCGACTGCCGTCACAGCCACGGCTTCATGGACATTGTGCGTAAGGGGTTTCTCGCAGTACACATCCTTGCCGTTGGCGAGGGCGGAGATGGAGATCACCGCGTGCCAGTGGTCAGGCGTGGCGATGCAGACGGCGTCGAAGTCCTTGCTCTCCGTGATCTCACGGAAGTCATTCACC is drawn from Roseimicrobium gellanilyticum and contains these coding sequences:
- a CDS encoding DUF1501 domain-containing protein is translated as MSTALQSSLLRGDQLSRRQFAARTASTLLGVGLLPSVFTNKAGAAPFEGSFKGKQVATAKNVIYLYMSGGQTHMDTWDVKEGVETAGPTKPIKTSADGVRISEYLPLTAQQMHHVTVVNSLTSTQGAHEQGNYMMHTSYTLRGTIRHPAMGSWLTAFQPATGNSTLPKSVFIGNDSRHPGAGFLPASYNPLFVNNPENGIKNVRVQKGLSEDRFVARMSLADELDKDFRNTYQHRNVKAYTDMYDHAMTMMKSEDLKAFDLTEENEETRKSYGAEPFGQGCLLARRLVERGVRFVEVSLGGWDTHNANFVRVPELCDVLDKALASLLSDLNSRGLLEETLVVVTSEFGRTPDINVNVGRDHYPKAFSGIMAGGGVKGGFVYGKTDREGREVIENKVEIPQFNATIAYALGLPLDHVVYSPSKRPFTIADKGHPITDIFA
- a CDS encoding DUF1549 domain-containing protein, with translation MKRPTLLTPLVVLLGSLTLQAAKPDAKQAAREIDAILEKDWKANKLQGNAPASDEVFLRRIYLDVVGRIPTHREAEEFLSSQDANKRSKLIDRLLASEGYVQHMYNYLADILRAQSNGQAGGITGAAYTNYIKDSLRTNKPWNKLVQEMVSAEGDAWDSGAIGYYMRDRGMPLDNLANTVRVFLGTRIECAQCHNHPFDKWSQMQFYQMAAFTYGVETNDYYGPTQLAARDMMNKEIQAERDKFKPEPPKKNMTPEEKKAYRDKMEEMGKQARLASDAKRKEMRPVEEVLGDVRNSLRYTSVGFNPKRELRLPHDYQYSDAKPKSVVSAATMMGHELKAAPGEKSLDAFAKWMTSPDNPRFTTVIANRLWKKVFGLGLIEPVDELMDGTAPMNPELMKHLEKLMVSNEYDLKSYLRVLLNTSSYQRAVTKEEIPAGVTYHFTGPVLRRMSAEQMWDSFVALINPTPDMPNLPIREAAERRVLAAKKLGDALNELTPEEMLKGAQIAAQKYRAQNDQVKDLQKKIADARANDDKATAKELSRKVSELQREARQEVNNQVYLPAVKKLAASVGGAKTSDKPGDPVVASADSSMMMSGGMMADAGMNADRIKIPGYDKPEKSDEQVKAERQKQLDDLMQEAAYYGIPEKERKGYASYRAGQMRNWLRAAEIESPAPRGHYLREFGQSDRETIENANYDASVPQALAMMNSQLLPGIMERYSQLMLVVNKAPYPDDKVEAVYMTLLTRKPTPRELELWNKAQSSDAGLDISDLIYALINTQQFIFIQ
- a CDS encoding sulfatase-like hydrolase/transferase, producing MSTLRAVDNLPNIVLVMADDQGWGDMAYNGHPHLKTPNFDAMAKEGVRFDNFHAAAPVCSPTRGSVLTGRTPNRYGVFQWGWPLRPQELTLAEALKQADYRTGHFGKWHLGSVRKDQPTSPGAQGFDAWVSSPNFFDLDPILSERGKATQFQGDSSDITADLAIQFIKESVEKEQRFVAVVWFGSPHNPHKALKADRELYADLPKNAQDFYGEITAMDRAFGRIRDTLKELGLRKNTLLWYYSDNGALPKIGSTGGRRGNKGAVYEGGLAVPALLEWPAKFPEPKVITEPCVTSDIFPTLLDITDLEPDKSRPLDGVSLMPLLEGTVKKRSQPIGFWDSPIRGIGTPAKQWMEEQMAAEKEGREPTPEPQAFAEAGQIKEHFAPQKYPGHSAWLDGNWKLHRMEDPKTGAVSWELYDLANDPDESRVLLAEQPERVPQMQEALERWLESVAKSLNGGDYVDKP
- a CDS encoding exodeoxyribonuclease III, which translates into the protein MKFTSFNVNGVRAAMDKGLRDYLTSCDADVICLQEVKALQDQADLTFLKDYEVLWNPAVKKGYSGTAVLTRISPKTHVLGVGMPEHDNEGRVITAEFPDFYLVNVYTPNAQEQLKRLPYRLKWDADFRTYLKRLEQTKPVFSCGDFNVAHEEIDIARPKENRKNPGFSDEERASFSELLNAGFIDTFRELEKGAHHYSWWSYRANARANNVGWRIDYWLMSQALRSKLKAARIRPDIYGSDHCPVELEIG
- a CDS encoding type II toxin-antitoxin system VapC family toxin, with the translated sequence MDLPDVNPLIYAADKSSPLHAPARSWLHSLLNGQQPFGVSELVLQATVRILTNPRIYVTPFSLDKALAFVESVRGAPTARVLVPGRSHWGIFVNQMRAISARGNDVTDAYHAAVAIEHGCEFLTFDTGFARFPALKWRRPF
- a CDS encoding DUF2191 domain-containing protein, translating into MQTTLRFDDALMRRAKAAAAAEGNSLTAYIADAVRAKLAGGSTPVRRKKVSFPVGDTGGLLPGVPPIHDSRALNDYLDEVDGPARR
- a CDS encoding Gfo/Idh/MocA family protein; this encodes MPHKHASRRRFLTAAAASAAAPFILPGRIWSAETQPSARLRMGFIGMGTQSRGLLNKFLGDESVIVLAVCDVDTDRRNAAKETVDKKYENKDCKAVNDFREITESKDFDAVCIATPDHWHAVISISALANGKDVYCEKPLTHNVHEAVAVTAVARQHNRVLQTGSMQRSSSEFRIACELVRNGVIGEVKRVETSFGDPAKPNANPEEPLQPGLDWDRWCGPGPLVPYSSVLSPRGVHKGFPQWRMTREFGGGMITDWGAHHIDIAHWGLNVDGSGPVEVKAPAEWDSPKARGAQLIYANGVVLTHVNGKGCSFFGTEGEVHVNRGKFELVLDGKRRFGFWDKEVDKGTSLQREYTLAEREFLANAKVKLYNSKDQIQDFLTCVKSRQQPVCDVAIGASSAIACHLMNFAYWYGGSFKWDPAKSNFVSGGDPKWLTREYRGEYKVA